Within Anolis sagrei isolate rAnoSag1 chromosome X, rAnoSag1.mat, whole genome shotgun sequence, the genomic segment CAGTTTATGTGGCTGGCATTATTCTCatagaaaaaccttttaaaatcatGTTAGGTTTCACCTTTTAACAGGATAATATTTGTATAACTACAGTTCTGATAGCCAATGGAGAATGTGATGAAGACAGACAGTTCATTCTATCTTTTATTTAATTAATGCTACATACATTTCTACTAATGCAAAGAAAGATTTGGCATGTCTCTTCCTTTTGTGCTCTTAAACATAACATTATGCTGAATGAGGAAGGTGGAAAAACCTTTCTTGATGAGAAGTTAGAGACTGTGAAACTTACATTCTTATCAGTAGGCATTTTAAGAACATAGTGTGCTATGCAAAGCACACTGTATTCTTATTATACCTAAATAAAATGAAAGGTTAAATTTAAAGATTTTGAAGATGGAAGATTTTATTTACTCATTgaaaagaatgaaataaatgaagtCCAAAGGATGTATGAAACTTTGATGTTGGATTGTGTGCTATGCTGATCAAACAAAATTTCCTAGTGATTTGGAGTACATTTGCCTTTGAATATTGAGATCTATTCAGAAAGATTAATGCGTGTGTCTGTGGGTCAATACCACCATATCTAGTAATGTGAGAAAAATCTGCTGTTTATGGCATAGAAGCCATAAACATCAGGTTGCACACCTGAAGTAAGGACATCGCTTTCCTTTCTAGACAGTATGGTAAGTGATTGATTTGTGTATTTGATAGCTTTTCAGTTTGTAATTGTGAGGATGGATGTGGAGGTGGCAAACATCCCCTTGAGTGCGGGGTTAAAATAAGGACATAGGAAATAAGAACCTAATACAAATTAGAGTTACTTGGTTACTCCCAAAAAGGCTGAAAAAAATCCAGTTAATTATTCTAAGAAACCTGAGCATTTCAAAAGGTGGATTTCACCAATGCATGGTGAGCCTTAATGAGAATCAGAGGAACCAGAGGCTATCTGACCATAATGCAGGAATACCACATTTTCTCCCTGAAAAACATCTCTAAATATTTGCAAACCATCCTGTTTTGCTTTTACTAAATGTGTTTTGAATTTGTCTAGAGCTCGGAGCTCTTCACTTTGACCTATGGTGCCCTGGTCACTCAGCTGTGTAAAGACTATGAGAATGATGAAGATGTCAATAAACAGCTTGACAAAATGTAAGTATAGAGGTGGGGGTGGCGTGGGGGGCTTCCTTAACATCACTAGCAGTAGAATGCtcaggttttttctttcttttgtgaaGAAACCTGAATTTTGTAGAGGTGTTTTTAAAAGAGGGGAATAGGGTTTTTAGCCCATATAATATTTTCCTCATGTAGGAGGGTCTCTTTTGAGATGCCATAGTTTTATAGTATATTGCTGTTTGTCTGCCTTGACAGGGGCTACAACATAGGCGTTCGACTTGTTGAAGACTTCCTGGCCCGATCCAACGTAGGAAGATGTCACGACTTTCGAGAAACTGCAGATGTCATTGCAAAGGTGACATTTGGCTTTGATTATATATGTGGTCCCACTGTGCTTCCAGTATATTATCACCACCAATATCACTTATTCTTATTACAATTATGACTATTTTCCCATATATGATTACCTCCACTACGACTATTGCTATCCATGTCAGCTTCATATTATAGGGATAAAACTGCTTTTGAAGAtaagtttttgttttgtgtgaGTCATTTCATTGCAAGGTCACGATTGGTGCAAGCCAACATAACAATGTGAAAATTTGGTAAAGAAATGTGACAGATAACTGTATTTTTCTTCTCAGAGTAAAAACTCTTGAAAAATTGCATTATGAAATATTAAATTCTAAATTCTAAAATGATTGAATAGAAATTTTAAGGCAAAGTATTGCAGACTGCTCTTTTGCCTTCTCTACTGAGACTTAAATACACTTAGATCTAGAAGTTAGAAGATAACTTTAAAATATTCCAGATTTTACCATCTTAAATGTGAAAAGTCCTCTTCCTAATGTCTACCTTGCCCGTTTCCGGTAGAATATAAGGATTAGCAGATGGTAGGGTGAAGAAACCTGATCATTGTAACTGTTGTAGTAAACCTGACCTCAGAGGCAAAGCTAATATTGGAATCAATTATGCATTGTATGATTTAGACCTGAAACTAGCAGGAACATGATTGCTTATTATAATACTAATGTGTGAATGTTACTTCTGGTCTGTCAATAACAAAGCAGGATCAGGGAGAGAAGGCTAAAATTACAATCAAAACTGAAAAGCAAGACACCAACTTGGGTGTTTTCTAGGGGAGAAGGCATTGTATTTTGCATAGTGAATTGCTTCCTGCCTCTTGAGGTCTGTCTAGTTAATGACTAGAGAAGAGTTTGCTTCAGTAGCTTTTCATTTTGGCCAGCTGCCTAGTGATCCATAGGACATAATAGCTTGCTAAATGTTGTACTGTTGGAACCGAGCCCTTGAATTCTGTTTATCTCGCGTGGCAGGTGGCATTTAAAATGTACTTGGGTATCACACCAAGCATCACAAACTGGAGTCCGGCAGGCGACGAATTCTCCCTCATCCTAGAAAACAACCCACTGGTGGACTTTGTGGAGCTGCCTGACAGTCATTCATCTCTTATTTATTCTAACCTCTTGTGTGGTGTGCTACGGGGAGCCTTGGAAATGGTGAGAAGAATGACATTCCAGTTAAATCATGTCTTTTCTCTGAAATGTCTGAAAAAATGGTTGAAATGTAAAGCTGTATAAATTGTAGATCAGACCTTTGTAAACAGTTTTTGATTTGAAGACTACAGCTCTCAGTTCTCATGTCTATAAAACACTAGGAATtgctcttccccctttccctgtcATGCCCTCTGGGTTGCCATATTCTACTACTACAAATCAAGGCAGCCCCATTTACATATTATTTGCTAAATATACAGTCATATGGTGAGTCATAAAAGGGTACAAAGCTTGTTACTGTCACTTTTTTTGCATATCAAGTCTACCACACGGAGTTGTTGAGGTAGAAAAAACAATGGGAAGGAATAACTCATTAGagtaggggttctcaaacttttggagCCGCGGAGcccttttaaaaggaaaagtttcttgtggagccccaacaAGAAACCTTTGGACACAGGggccacattgcattttaaaatttgacagatgggccaggccagtggcagatgaatggagaatgtttgtgggaactatttgaaaaaaaaggaatgaattcctatgcacactgtacgtatttgtttgtagtgcaaaaagaaagaaagaaagaaagaaagaaagaaagaacaatacaatatttaaaatgaagaacaattttaaccaacataaacttaaccgtatttcagtggaagacactgcacagtcaaagcaccccaaacaaatGGCAATTCATCCTTTActtaatgataaataataataataataataataataatgccaaaagatctcagctggcatttggaaacaataaacattgacaaaatcacgatctgtcaactgcaaaaggccaccttacttggatctgcacgtatcattcgaaaatacatcacatagtcctagacacttgggaagtgtttgacttgtgattttgtgatacgaaatccagtctatagatctcatttgccatgacatactgtgtttttgtgtcagataataataataataataataataataataataatagcaagcccagaggccatctagtcttaccccattctgccatgcaggaaaagcacaatcaaagcactcctagcagatgaccatccagcctctgcttaatgataagtagtagtagtaataaggagcgactccagaggccatccaatcctaccccattctgccatgcaagggaGGACTTACAGGCCATAGTGGCAGCAGTAGTGGGGCTCCTAAGACCACGCACTACATAGGCAGGGCGGAGTGGGGCCCCCTGCAGAGTCCCTGACTGTGCTTAACTGAATGCTAAGGGCTCTGCAGAGCATCATTTGAGCAAAGGAGGGCTATTAATGTAATACCATGTTTTCTTCTCGCTAATAATTGTCGGATATGTTGGAAATAAGGCCTTTGTAGGTAGGTCAGCATTTTCTGAGTTAAGGAAGTTGATTGCATGCTAAGTTTCTGCTGTATTGAACCAGAAGAGAAAGGTTGTGAGGAAGACATTCAGTTCACTCTGTAGTAATATCATCCATTTGGAGAGCTGCCAGTGGTCTGCTATTTTCCTGAAAGGTAATATATGGTTCTGGCATTGTAAAAATATTGTtctacagattgagtatcccttattccaaattgatttttttaataagGCCAGATGTACTTTGGATTTCAATTTTTGGATTTCAATACCCGAATTTGCATATAtatgagatatcttagagatggaGCTCCCAGTgataacaccagctctttggcttaaaaatggagatgagcatttgGACAATTCCATATTTTGTCATATTTGTTCTGAAATTCCCAATAAGGAATGATCAACCTGTATCAAtctagttcaaaatatggcagccagattggttacaagaATATCCAGGAGTGAGAATATTACACACatgctaaagtcactccactggcaaAGTACAAAATGACAAGTACAAAACATTgggtttgacctttaaagccttacatggttttggtccaggttatctacaggatcaccttctcccatacaatctcccccatacactgaggtcctctggggggcggCTACTCCCAACCTGCCAGAACCCAattggcaactgtcacccaggggaccttttcatcggctgtCCCAAGACTGGAACAGCTTGCCAGAAGAAATCCGACAGCTAAACGAggtgttggaatttaaaacacatctgaaggcctatctcttccggcaggcctactgTCAGTTGTTAATCATGGATTTTAAATTTGcgtgttgtgttttaatttttgttctgtgtattttaatgtgtattttgtagaaatccattttaatatgtgtagttTATAGGATGTTTAGAATGATCAATGGAATTTTAGCCTGTATAaataggggtatagtgtctagatccagggaagtcatgctacccctctagtctgccttggtcagaccacacctggaatactgtgtccaattcttggcaccgcAATCTAGGGGAAatggtgacaagctggaatgggtctaggggagggtaactaaaatgatcaagggtctggagaacaggacctatgaggagcagcttaaagagctgggcatgtatagcctgcagaagagaaggctgagaggagacatgacgaggTCCATGTATCAAGAtgaaggggaagtcatagggaggagggagcaaccttgttttctgctgccctggagactaggacgtggaacaatggcttcggaCTACATGAAAGATtccccctgaacattaggaagaacttcctaactgtgagagctgtttagcagaggctccttctttggaggcttttaaacagaggctagatggccatcttttgggagtgctttgaatgcgattttcctgcttcttggtagggagttggactggatggccaatgaggtcttttttaactatatgattctatgattgtgtttttagctatgttgtaacttgCCTCGATCCATAAAAAGgggtgagtaagaaataaaattattatttcttagGTGAGGCTAGGGAAAAAGTATAGAATAAGGGAAATAACAAGTGATCTTTGACGGAATACTTGGAGGAGAAAATGTTTTGTTCTCTTTCCTTGTCAGCAAGATagacctaaagcagtggttctcaacctgtgggtccccaggtgttttggcctacaactcccagaaatctcagccattttaccagctattaggatttctgggagttgaagaccaaaacatctggggacccacaggttgagaaccactgacgtaAAGTGATTTGGGGGATTGTCTTAAATAACTCAAGAAAACACAAGTGCGCCTTTTCTCCCATTTTAGGTTCAGATGGCTGTGGATGTCAAATTTGTCCAGGACACACTGAAAGGAGACGGAGTGACAGAAATAAGAATGAAATTTATAAGGCGGATTGAAGACAATCTCCCTGTAGGAGAAGAGTGAGTCCCGGAGTCGTCCTCAATCTCCTGAACTGGAAGGAATTGAGCCAATGCCATTTGGCTGGTTCAGATGCTTTATTTCCCTAGGAACCATTTGAATTCTCCCTGTTAATTCCACAGATTTGTATTAAAGACCTTTGTAAGATGTAGGACACTTTTCATACTCATCAGAGACACTCATTTCTATTTTCCACATTTGGCTCCATGCAAATGTACAGAATACGTCTTGCAGTTTTGAAAGTGAGTAATCAGAATTGGTTCCCACCCAGAGATGCTCCTCTTGTCTTGCAACATCTGAAAAGCATCAACATTGCTTCCTGCTTTTTCCTGCTCATAGAAGTGAGGTCCAGAAtcgaaatatatatgtatattggtgGTAGATATCTATTCCTTTATTGTGGAAAAAGTCCTgctaatataatttttaaaaagtttgggttATCACTGGTTCTCAGGTTCTCTTTTGCTCTGAAGGAAATCATATGGTTTTACAAGGTTTAATGTCTCTCACAAAATAAGGGTGCTTCCAATTAGGCTGTCATGTTGGTGCCCTTGATATAAATAATTTTCTCTGGTTGTATCTCACTGTTAGATAGCTGAATTTGTACTTTTGATGGTACTTTTGTACTGTTTAAATAAGTATCAAAGAAAATTTCCCAGCCATCATAATCTGAGGATATTTTGCTTGGAGTTGGCCTGATTTATATAACTTATTGATACGTACTTGAATACAAGCAAGTTTTTGGAAAGATTCAGGTACCCAAGACTTCTGGGGTATTGCAACTGGCTGACATGATAAGAGGATACCACTAAGTTAGGTCAGTAGCTGTATGTTATCATGGGACGCAAGGTTATGGGTAGAAAACATTGTTAGTTAGGCTTGTGTGAATGCATCCATGAGCGAAGGCTTTGTGAACTGAATCACTTAAGAGGGACATTGGAGAACACTGTAGACTTTTCAAACAGGGAAAGTGAATGATAGAATGCACTCAGGAATTAAGTATGTGGCTCCAATTTCATTCCACCTGGCTGAGTATAGATAGAAGATCCCATCTGTGTATATCATAAAACCTAGACCTCTCACCAGGTAACATAATTACTACTAAACCTAGCAGATATTTCCCCATGAAAACTGTAGAGATTCTATTCAGCGCATGTATGCTGAATTCATTTATTAGAAAATTCCTGCTTTCCTTCAAGTGGCACGATTAGTAATGCCTGTACTATGTTGGAATGATGGAATATGTTGGGCCAAAGCTGAGAATGCTGAGTTGAGAAGCATCAGAAATTGAGGACATGTGAACAATAGATTTTATGATCTGTGTACACACCGTTGCAAGAGCTGTAGGCCACTGCCACAAGAAAACTGAAGAATATGTGGCTCTGTATGCATTGGGCATTATTGAGTAGCTTACTTGACATACGGGAGAATGGAACTTGAATTGCTACATGTCCCAGACCTTTTCTCAATAACATGTTAATGACATTTTTTCTAGTTCTCTTTATGGGTCTTCCTACCTGAAATTGGCTCTGAAGGTCTTATTTTGCCCTGAATCTGACTTTCACCATGTCTATGGAGTTAGTAGCGGAAAGAACAGAGGATGGTAATTGCTCTGCATTGCAAGAGTTGCTTATTGCAGGATGACCCATCTAATGTCTCAGTTGTGTAACTACTTCTGTTCAAATTAATCATTCCTGTTCTTAAAGATTTCATTCCTATGTTTGGAGGAAGGCTCCACTGCCTCCAAAAGATCTCCCCCCTCCCATTATTTCTTCTGTGGTATTTCAGTGGAGTGATAGTTGATGGGCGAATGGGTGTAATCTAAATGTTTTTGTCATTCATGCATATTCCATTTGTAAAGCTTTTGAAGGTAACATTTTGAAACTAACATTAAAGATATTGTAACTGACTATCTTATAGTTTTGCTAACAGGTTGACTGATAAAATGGGAGATTCATCGTTTTcttatattcattatttttatgtatttattgaatgtattatCTCACTCTTGGAAGATCATTCCCACTCCCAGTACCCTCCAAGTATAACCTCACAACAGCCCACTTGGCTTTCACTACAGCCTAGTCAATGTACAGTAATGTCACTTAAAGTGGTGTTTCATGGATTTCAGCCAGTCCCTGAACCACTGGCTGGCACGTTTCCAGGAAGGAAATAGTTGTATCCAATGGACATAAATATAATTCTGTTCTCTGACATACCAGGAAATAAATTA encodes:
- the TRAPPC3 gene encoding trafficking protein particle complex subunit 3 isoform X1, which translates into the protein MARQGSRGGAESKKMYWYLPFISPSASMHLMSSELFTLTYGALVTQLCKDYENDEDVNKQLDKMGYNIGVRLVEDFLARSNVGRCHDFRETADVIAKVAFKMYLGITPSITNWSPAGDEFSLILENNPLVDFVELPDSHSSLIYSNLLCGVLRGALEMVQMAVDVKFVQDTLKGDGVTEIRMKFIRRIEDNLPVGEE
- the TRAPPC3 gene encoding trafficking protein particle complex subunit 3 isoform X2; translated protein: MARQGSRGGAESKKMSSELFTLTYGALVTQLCKDYENDEDVNKQLDKMGYNIGVRLVEDFLARSNVGRCHDFRETADVIAKVAFKMYLGITPSITNWSPAGDEFSLILENNPLVDFVELPDSHSSLIYSNLLCGVLRGALEMVQMAVDVKFVQDTLKGDGVTEIRMKFIRRIEDNLPVGEE